The following are encoded together in the Lathyrus oleraceus cultivar Zhongwan6 chromosome 3, CAAS_Psat_ZW6_1.0, whole genome shotgun sequence genome:
- the LOC127127057 gene encoding probable receptor-like protein kinase At5g24010 yields the protein MKNFNQNNLFSLLFFLSFSTLSVFSHLFSPPDNYLINCGSTSATTLLNNRPFTGDLAAKHSPSFSTSSHPLFVKNQNPLSNVPQIYHTARVFTKPTKYSFPIKQKGTHMVRFHFHAFNSSNLDLGRAQFNILVDGYVVLSNFTRFVTDSERNPRVVEYLVWVDSEKLVIVFVPSKDSELAFVNAIEVISAPTDLILETAQYLSSGNLKRFDGLNKQALEVVYRVTVGGPKVTPFNDSLWRTWVPDEEFLKSSVGSEKFYFGGRINYHVGGASREVGPDNVYNTARLIRSKNDSVPNVNMTWVFPVKGGYKYLVRLHFCDIASISGGLLYFNVYVNGYLVLEDLDISYITSSLASPYYVDFVVDGDSSVGALSVSIGPSKSSLPHVIDGMLNAVEVMKLNNQYKSLDGDVCADFVLKSHRSHGNTGIFLTLVAAVCIVLSLSIVIRRRIIESRESVSWSRLPVNSSEDNVKC from the coding sequence ATGAAAAACTTCAACCAAAACAACCTCTTCTCTCTTCTCTTCTTCCTTTCCTTCTCTACACTCTCCGTCTTTTCCCACCTCTTCTCTCCTCCCGACAACTACCTCATCAACTGCGGTTCCACCTCCGCCACCACCCTCCTAAACAACCGTCCTTTCACCGGCGACCTCGCCGCCAAACACTCTCCTTCTTTTTCCACCTCCTCACATCCCCTTTTTGTCAAAAACCAAAACCCACTTTCCAATGTGCCACAAATTTACCATACTGCCAGGGTTTTCACCAAACCTACCAAATACTCGTTTCCGATCAAACAAAAAGGTACCCACATGGTTCGTTTCCACTTTCATGCCTTCAATTCCTCGAATCTCGACCTGGGTCGTGCTCAATTTAACATCTTGGTTGATGGGTATGTTGTTTTGAGTAATTTCACTCGTTTTGTTACTGACAGTGAAAGAAACCCTAGGGTAGTTGAGTATCTCGTATGGGTTGATTCTGAAAAGCTTGTGATCGTGTTTGTGCCTAGTAAAGATTCGGAATTGGCGTTTGTCAATGCTATTGAGGTGATTTCTGCACCTACAGACCTTATTCTTGAAACAGCACAGTATTTGAGTTCAGGGAATTTGAAACGTTTTGATGGTTTAAACAAACAAGCTCTTGAAGTTGTTTATAGGGTCACTGTTGGGGGTCCTAAAGTTACACCTTTTAATGATTCCTTGTGGAGGACTTGGGTTCCTGATGAAGAGTTTCTCAAATCAAGTGTGGGGTCTGAGAAGTTTTACTTTGGTGGTAGGATCAATTATCATGTTGGAGGTGCTAGTCGCGAGGTTGGACCGGATAATGTCTATAACACTGCTAGGTTGATTAGAAGTAAGAATGATTCTGTGCCTAATGTTAATATGACTTGGGTTTTTCCAGTTAAGGGTGGATATAAGTACCTGGTTAGGTTGCATTTCTGTGATATTGCTAGCATTTCGGGTGGTTTGCTATATTTCAATGTATATGTGAATGGTTATTTGGTTCTTGAAGATTTGGATATCTCTTATATTACAAGTTCGCTGGCTTCTCCATATTATGTTGACTTTGTTGTCGATGGAGATAGTAGTGTAGGGGCTTTGAGTGTTAGTATAGGTCCTTCAAAGAGCAGTCTTCCGCACGTCATTGATGGAATGTTGAATGCAGTTGAGGTTATGAAGTTGAACAATCAATACaagagtcttgatggagatgtTTGTGCTGATTTTGTTCTCAAAAGCCACCGGTCACATGGAAATACGGGTATTTTTCTTACTTTGGTGGCTGCTGTATGCATTGTGTTAAGCCTATCCATAGTAATTCGTAGAAGGATTATTGAGTCACGGGAATCTGTATCATGGTCAAGGTTGCCCGTGAATTCATCTGAGGATAATGTGAAGTGTTAA